The Blastomonas fulva genome contains a region encoding:
- the pyrF gene encoding orotidine-5'-phosphate decarboxylase produces the protein MSNPIYLAVDLPDLARASALVQSVRAHIGGVKLGLEFFCAHGHHGVHEIAKLGLPIFLDLKLHDIPNTVAAAMQAIHVLEPAIVTIHAAGGRAMMEDAKAAAGANTKVVAVTMLTSLDDDDMSQIGMAGTAHDNVLRLADLAHQAGLDGIVCSGQEVGAVRHQWRDGFFVVPGVRPASATAGDQKRAVTPRQARDAGASVLVIGRPIARAAEPDQAARDIMATL, from the coding sequence ATGTCCAATCCGATCTATCTTGCGGTTGACCTGCCCGATCTGGCGCGCGCCAGCGCGTTGGTGCAATCGGTTCGCGCCCATATCGGCGGGGTCAAGCTGGGGCTCGAATTCTTCTGCGCGCATGGCCATCACGGCGTCCACGAGATCGCCAAGCTCGGCCTGCCGATCTTCCTCGACCTCAAGTTGCACGACATCCCCAACACCGTCGCCGCTGCCATGCAGGCGATCCATGTGCTCGAACCGGCAATCGTCACCATCCACGCTGCGGGCGGGCGCGCGATGATGGAGGACGCAAAGGCCGCAGCGGGGGCCAACACCAAGGTGGTCGCCGTCACCATGCTGACCAGCCTGGACGATGACGACATGAGCCAGATCGGCATGGCCGGCACCGCGCACGACAACGTGCTGCGGCTGGCGGACCTTGCGCATCAGGCGGGCCTCGACGGCATCGTATGTTCGGGCCAGGAGGTCGGTGCGGTGCGTCACCAGTGGCGCGACGGCTTTTTCGTCGTGCCCGGCGTCCGCCCCGCCAGCGCCACTGCAGGCGACCAGAAGCGCGCGGTCACCCCGCGCCAGGCGCGCGATGCCGGCGCTTCGGTGCTGGTCATCGGCCGCCCGATCGCGCGTGCGGCAGAGCCCGATCAGGCGGCACGGGATATCATGGCGACGCTGTGA
- the purB gene encoding adenylosuccinate lyase has translation MVPRYSRPAMTAIWEPEAKFRIWFEIEAHATDALAELGVVPKSAAKALWAWWATNPVIDVAAIDAIEAVTKHDVIAFLTWVAEQVGDEARFMHQGMTSSDVLDTCLAVQLARASDILLADLDALLEAIERRAMEHKYTPTIGRSHGIHGEPTTFGLKLAQAYAEFDRCRARLKAAKAEIATCAISGAIGTFANIDPRVEAHVAKKLGLALEPVSTQVIPRDRHAMYFATLGVIASSVERLATEVRHLQRTEVLEAEEYFSPGQKGSSAMPHKRNPVLTENLTGLARVVRAAAIPAMENVALWHERDISHSSVERFFGPDATITLDFALARLTGVIDKLLVYPARMQKNLDKMGGLVHSQRVLLALTQAGVSREDAYRLVQRNAMQVWESDGELSLLELLKADAEVTAALTPQEIEEKFNLDYHFKHVDTIFARVFG, from the coding sequence ATGGTCCCCCGTTATTCCCGCCCCGCCATGACCGCCATCTGGGAGCCCGAGGCGAAGTTCCGCATCTGGTTCGAGATCGAGGCGCACGCCACCGATGCGCTGGCCGAATTGGGCGTGGTGCCCAAGTCCGCCGCCAAGGCGTTGTGGGCGTGGTGGGCGACCAATCCGGTGATCGACGTTGCCGCGATCGATGCGATCGAGGCGGTGACCAAGCACGATGTCATCGCGTTCCTCACTTGGGTGGCCGAGCAGGTCGGCGACGAAGCGCGCTTCATGCACCAGGGCATGACCAGCTCCGACGTGCTCGACACCTGCCTTGCGGTGCAGCTGGCGCGTGCCTCTGACATTCTTCTTGCCGATCTCGACGCGCTGCTCGAGGCGATCGAGCGCCGCGCGATGGAGCACAAATATACGCCGACCATCGGCCGCAGCCATGGTATCCATGGCGAGCCGACCACCTTCGGCCTCAAGCTCGCGCAGGCCTATGCCGAGTTCGACCGTTGCCGCGCCCGCCTCAAGGCCGCGAAGGCCGAGATCGCCACCTGCGCGATTTCGGGCGCGATCGGCACCTTTGCCAACATCGATCCGCGCGTCGAGGCGCATGTCGCCAAGAAGCTCGGCCTGGCGCTCGAGCCGGTTTCGACCCAGGTCATCCCGCGCGACCGCCACGCGATGTATTTCGCGACGCTGGGCGTGATCGCTTCGTCGGTCGAGCGGCTGGCGACCGAAGTGCGCCATCTGCAGCGCACCGAAGTGCTCGAGGCCGAGGAGTATTTCTCTCCCGGGCAGAAGGGCTCGTCGGCGATGCCGCACAAGCGCAACCCGGTCCTGACCGAAAACCTCACCGGGCTCGCCCGCGTGGTCCGAGCCGCCGCGATCCCCGCGATGGAGAACGTGGCGCTCTGGCACGAGCGCGATATCTCGCACAGCTCGGTCGAGCGCTTCTTTGGCCCCGATGCGACGATCACGCTCGATTTCGCGCTCGCCCGGCTCACCGGCGTGATCGACAAGCTGCTGGTCTACCCTGCGCGGATGCAGAAGAACCTCGACAAGATGGGCGGGCTTGTCCACTCGCAGCGGGTGCTGCTGGCGCTGACCCAGGCAGGCGTGAGCCGCGAGGATGCCTATCGCCTGGTCCAGCGCAACGCGATGCAGGTGTGGGAATCGGACGGCGAACTGTCGCTGCTCGAACTGCTCAAGGCCGATGCCGAGGTGACCGCCGCGCTCACGCCGCAGGAGATCGAGGAGAAGTTCAACCTCGATTACCACTTCAAGCATGTCGACACGATTTTCGCGCGGGTCTTCGGCTGA
- a CDS encoding phosphoribosylanthranilate isomerase, whose translation MTTLIKICGLSTEAAIDAAAANGASHIGLVHFEKSPRHVTLDQAAKLRARTPTSLKVVLLLVNASPVLTEQAYKAVRPDVIQFHGSEKPEWLTMVKKHMKVEVWKALGLRSAETLANARRFDGIADRLIFDAPAQALPGGNGTRVDWSLLAGHRHLVPWGLAGGLDADNVEEALAATHAPLVDVSSGVESAPGLKDMDKMARFCQAVANHDQRSHQA comes from the coding sequence ATGACCACCCTCATCAAGATCTGCGGGCTTTCCACCGAAGCCGCCATCGATGCTGCCGCTGCGAACGGCGCGAGCCACATCGGCCTGGTGCATTTCGAAAAGAGCCCGCGTCACGTCACGCTCGATCAGGCCGCGAAGCTGCGCGCGCGCACGCCGACCAGCCTCAAGGTCGTGCTGCTGCTGGTCAACGCGTCGCCGGTGCTGACCGAGCAGGCGTACAAGGCGGTGCGGCCCGATGTCATCCAGTTCCACGGGTCGGAAAAGCCCGAATGGCTGACGATGGTGAAGAAGCACATGAAGGTCGAGGTGTGGAAGGCGCTGGGGCTGCGCAGCGCCGAGACACTCGCCAACGCGCGCCGCTTCGACGGCATCGCCGACCGGCTGATCTTCGATGCCCCGGCACAGGCGCTTCCGGGCGGCAACGGGACCAGGGTCGACTGGTCGCTGCTCGCCGGGCATCGGCATCTGGTGCCCTGGGGGCTTGCAGGCGGGCTGGATGCGGACAATGTCGAAGAGGCTCTGGCCGCGACGCATGCGCCGCTGGTAGACGTCTCCTCGGGGGTCGAAAGCGCGCCCGGGCTCAAAGATATGGACAAGATGGCGCGCTTTTGCCAAGCGGTTGCCAACCATGACCAACGCAGCCACCAAGCCTAA
- a CDS encoding family 43 glycosylhydrolase: MASAGLTALALAAPARASTAPAAIPSPDWRRGLDNQRIADLGDGTFLNPVLSGDRPDPAILKDGEDYYLTFSSFESYPGLLIWHSRDLVNWQPRKPALTRNIGSVWAVSLEKHEGRYFLYIPVKASPQNDIFVIWADHIDGPWSDPVPLGLHKHIDPCHAVGEDGSRWLFLSGGDRVRLSDDGMRATGEVEHVYDPWRYPSEWDVEGFAPEGPKIHRIGKWFYMLTAVGGTAGPPTGHMVIAARSRSIHGPWEQHPGNPLVRTTDIREAWWSRGHASLVEAPDGSWWSLYHGYENGFWTLGRQCLLDPVEWGADGWFRMTGGDLSQPIPRPKGGRALPHGMALSDDFATLQLGTKWSFFRPAPDEAARVRVQDNALFLRGKGLAPSTGSPLLLTAGDTSYRFECDIELAPGGTAGLVLFYDDKLYAGLGFDAVRFVTHQYGIERARPVNPHGGRMRLRVTNRRHIVSFHTSGDGGRTWLKFDRGMEVSGYHHNVRGGFLMLRPGLYAAGPGEAKFRNFTFTAL; this comes from the coding sequence ATGGCCTCGGCCGGTTTGACCGCTCTGGCGCTGGCCGCACCTGCGCGCGCCAGCACCGCCCCGGCGGCGATACCCTCCCCAGACTGGCGCCGGGGTCTGGACAACCAGCGGATCGCCGATCTGGGCGATGGCACCTTCCTCAACCCGGTGCTCTCGGGCGACCGGCCCGACCCCGCAATCCTCAAGGATGGCGAGGACTATTACCTCACCTTCTCGAGCTTCGAATCCTATCCCGGGCTGCTGATCTGGCATTCGCGTGATCTGGTGAACTGGCAGCCCCGCAAGCCAGCGCTCACCCGCAACATCGGATCGGTCTGGGCGGTCAGCCTGGAGAAGCACGAGGGGCGCTATTTCCTGTATATCCCGGTGAAAGCGTCGCCGCAGAACGACATCTTCGTCATCTGGGCAGACCATATCGACGGCCCATGGAGCGATCCGGTGCCGCTGGGGCTGCACAAGCATATCGACCCCTGCCACGCGGTCGGCGAGGACGGGTCGCGCTGGCTGTTCCTGTCGGGCGGAGACCGCGTGCGGCTGTCCGACGACGGGATGCGCGCGACCGGCGAGGTCGAGCATGTCTACGACCCGTGGCGCTATCCCAGCGAATGGGATGTCGAGGGCTTCGCGCCCGAGGGCCCCAAAATCCACCGCATCGGCAAATGGTTCTACATGCTCACCGCCGTGGGGGGCACGGCAGGGCCTCCCACGGGTCATATGGTCATCGCTGCCCGTTCGCGATCGATCCACGGCCCGTGGGAGCAGCATCCCGGCAATCCACTGGTGCGCACCACCGATATCCGCGAGGCGTGGTGGTCGCGGGGCCATGCCAGCCTGGTCGAGGCGCCCGATGGGTCATGGTGGAGCCTGTACCACGGCTATGAGAACGGCTTCTGGACGCTCGGGCGGCAATGCCTGCTCGATCCGGTGGAGTGGGGCGCCGATGGCTGGTTCCGCATGACCGGGGGCGATCTTTCGCAGCCGATTCCCAGGCCCAAGGGGGGCAGGGCGCTGCCGCACGGCATGGCGCTGAGCGATGATTTCGCGACGCTGCAGCTGGGCACCAAATGGTCGTTCTTCCGTCCTGCGCCCGACGAGGCCGCGCGCGTGCGGGTGCAGGACAACGCATTGTTCCTGCGCGGCAAGGGGCTCGCGCCGTCCACCGGATCGCCGCTGCTGCTGACCGCGGGCGACACCTCCTATCGCTTCGAATGCGACATCGAGCTGGCGCCGGGCGGTACCGCGGGGCTGGTGCTGTTCTATGACGACAAGCTCTACGCGGGTCTGGGCTTCGATGCAGTGCGCTTCGTGACCCACCAATACGGCATCGAGCGCGCGCGCCCGGTCAATCCGCATGGGGGCCGGATGCGTCTGAGGGTCACCAACCGCCGTCATATCGTGAGCTTTCACACATCGGGCGATGGCGGCAGGACCTGGCTCAAGTTCGATCGCGGCATGGAAGTCTCGGGCTATCATCACAATGTCCGCGGCGGCTTTCTGATGCTGCGTCCCGGGCTGTACGCCGCAGGGCCGGGCGAGGCCAAGTTCCGCAACTTCACCTTCACCGCGCTCTAG
- a CDS encoding alpha/beta hydrolase has translation MKIDRRSLMAAPLALGMAHSAWAQTAVPKVPGGALPPGLPQPSETIDLWPGGAPGMPARALAETVQERSTDRLVTDRAVFGITKARMAVFRPDRPNGAGVLITPGGGYRWVVVDKEGYEMGRWLAARGFTAFVLFYRLPGEGWAAGPDVALADAQRAMRLIRARSGDFALDPERVSAMGFSAGGHLCADLATRFDAKVYAPVDEADKLSAKPHSAAPIYPVISMTAPDAHAGSRELLVGKSASPALEAAHSPHLNVPADAPPFFLLHAEDDDAVPVNNTLLLRAALKAKQIRVETHLFEHGGHGFGLRKAIGKPVEVWPELWRAWARTTGLAL, from the coding sequence ATGAAGATCGATCGCCGATCCCTTATGGCGGCTCCTCTGGCTTTGGGGATGGCGCACAGTGCATGGGCGCAGACCGCGGTACCGAAGGTGCCGGGCGGCGCGCTCCCGCCCGGGCTGCCGCAACCGTCCGAAACCATCGATCTGTGGCCCGGTGGCGCGCCTGGCATGCCCGCACGAGCCCTTGCCGAGACCGTGCAGGAACGCTCGACCGACCGGCTGGTCACCGATCGGGCGGTCTTTGGCATAACCAAGGCCCGGATGGCGGTGTTCAGACCCGACCGGCCCAATGGCGCTGGCGTGCTGATCACGCCGGGCGGCGGCTATCGCTGGGTGGTGGTCGACAAGGAAGGCTATGAAATGGGCCGCTGGCTGGCGGCGCGCGGCTTTACTGCGTTCGTGCTGTTCTACCGGCTGCCGGGCGAGGGCTGGGCGGCAGGGCCGGATGTGGCGCTCGCCGATGCGCAGCGCGCGATGCGGCTGATCCGCGCGCGTTCCGGCGACTTCGCGCTGGATCCAGAGCGCGTGTCGGCGATGGGCTTTTCCGCTGGCGGCCATCTGTGTGCCGATCTCGCCACACGGTTCGATGCCAAGGTGTATGCGCCGGTCGACGAGGCGGACAAGCTTTCCGCTAAGCCGCACAGCGCAGCGCCGATCTATCCGGTGATCTCGATGACCGCGCCCGATGCGCATGCCGGATCGCGCGAACTGCTCGTCGGCAAAAGCGCGAGCCCGGCGCTCGAGGCCGCGCATTCGCCGCATCTGAACGTGCCCGCCGATGCGCCGCCGTTCTTCCTGCTCCACGCCGAGGATGACGATGCGGTGCCGGTCAACAACACGCTGTTGCTGCGCGCTGCGCTCAAGGCGAAACAGATCCGCGTCGAGACGCATCTGTTCGAGCATGGCGGGCATGGCTTTGGCCTGCGCAAGGCGATCGGCAAGCCGGTCGAGGTCTGGCCCGAGCTCTGGCGTGCCTGGGCGCGGACAACCGGGCTGGCGCTGTGA
- the trpB gene encoding tryptophan synthase subunit beta: MTNAATKPNSYRNQPDAQGHFGQFGGRYVAETLMPLVLDLEKHYRAAQADPAFKAQFDDLLEHYVGRPSPLYYAERLTEELRKNAPEGMGAQIWFKRDELNHTGAHKINNCIGQILLAMRMGKTRIIAETGAGQHGVATATVCARFGLPCVIYMGATDVARQQPNVFRMKLLGAEVIPVTSGAATLKDAMNEGLRDWVANVHDTFYIIGTAAGPHPYPELVRDFQSVIGKEARAQMLARINRLPDLLVAAIGGGSNALGLFHPFLDDPDVKMLGVEAAGYGLDGNEHAASLLGGFPGILHGNKTYLLQDEDGQITEGHSISAGLDYPGIGPEHAWLKDMGRVEYTAITDDEALDAFQLLCRTEGIIPALEPAHAIAAVAKVAPTMDRDAIILANLCGRGDKDIFTVAEKLGVEM; the protein is encoded by the coding sequence ATGACCAACGCAGCCACCAAGCCTAACAGCTATCGCAATCAACCCGACGCACAGGGCCATTTCGGCCAGTTCGGCGGGCGCTATGTTGCAGAAACCCTGATGCCTTTGGTGCTCGATCTCGAGAAGCACTATCGCGCAGCGCAGGCAGACCCCGCGTTCAAGGCGCAGTTCGATGATCTGCTCGAGCATTATGTCGGGCGCCCCAGCCCGCTCTATTACGCTGAGCGGCTGACCGAAGAACTGCGCAAGAACGCGCCTGAGGGCATGGGCGCGCAAATCTGGTTCAAGCGCGACGAACTCAACCACACCGGCGCGCACAAGATCAACAACTGCATCGGCCAGATCCTGCTCGCGATGCGGATGGGCAAGACGCGGATCATCGCCGAGACCGGTGCAGGCCAGCACGGCGTCGCCACCGCGACCGTGTGCGCGCGCTTCGGCTTGCCCTGCGTGATCTATATGGGCGCGACCGATGTCGCGCGGCAGCAGCCCAATGTGTTCCGGATGAAGCTGCTCGGCGCGGAGGTCATTCCGGTGACGAGTGGCGCAGCGACGCTCAAGGACGCGATGAACGAGGGGCTGCGCGACTGGGTCGCCAACGTCCACGACACCTTCTACATCATCGGCACCGCCGCCGGCCCGCACCCTTACCCCGAACTGGTCCGCGATTTTCAAAGCGTGATCGGCAAGGAAGCGCGCGCGCAGATGCTTGCCCGCATCAACCGCCTGCCCGACCTGCTGGTCGCGGCGATCGGCGGCGGATCGAACGCGCTTGGCCTGTTCCACCCGTTCCTCGACGATCCCGATGTGAAGATGCTCGGCGTGGAAGCGGCAGGCTACGGCCTCGATGGCAACGAGCATGCCGCGAGCCTCTTGGGCGGTTTCCCCGGCATCCTCCACGGCAACAAGACCTATCTGCTGCAGGACGAGGACGGCCAGATTACCGAGGGCCACTCGATCAGCGCAGGGCTGGATTATCCGGGCATCGGCCCCGAACACGCATGGCTCAAGGACATGGGCCGGGTGGAGTACACTGCGATCACCGATGACGAGGCGCTGGACGCGTTCCAGTTGCTCTGCCGCACCGAAGGCATCATCCCCGCGCTCGAGCCTGCGCATGCGATTGCGGCGGTGGCCAAGGTCGCTCCCACGATGGACCGCGATGCGATCATCCTCGCCAACCTGTGCGGCCGCGGCGACAAGGACATCTTCACCGTTGCTGAGAAGCTGGGAGTGGAGATGTGA
- the accD gene encoding acetyl-CoA carboxylase, carboxyltransferase subunit beta codes for MNWFSRVRNAMPFIARQDNSPDNLWHKCKACGEMVFAKEFEDNLSVCPKCGHHERIGSAARFAMLFDDQLWEELPSPVVKEDPLKFRDSKKYADRLKAARAANVGNDALTNALGRIKSHKAVVGVQDFAFMGGSMGMAVGAAFIAGTERAIAEKCPYVIFTAAGGARMQEGILSLMQMPRSTVAITRLHAAGLPYIVVLTDPTTGGVTASYAMLGDVQMAEPNALIGFAGQRVIEQTIREKLPEGFQRSEYLLEHGMLDMVVERKDLRDRLGSVIDYLMAAKAAA; via the coding sequence ATGAACTGGTTCAGCCGAGTCCGCAACGCGATGCCCTTCATCGCCCGTCAGGACAATTCGCCCGACAATCTGTGGCACAAGTGCAAGGCCTGCGGCGAAATGGTGTTCGCCAAGGAGTTCGAGGACAACCTCTCGGTCTGCCCCAAATGCGGCCATCACGAGCGCATCGGCTCTGCCGCGCGCTTTGCGATGCTGTTCGACGACCAGTTGTGGGAAGAACTGCCCTCGCCCGTGGTCAAGGAAGACCCGCTCAAGTTCCGCGACAGCAAGAAATACGCCGACCGGTTGAAGGCCGCGCGTGCCGCCAATGTCGGCAACGACGCGCTGACCAACGCCCTGGGCCGGATCAAGAGCCACAAGGCGGTGGTCGGGGTGCAGGATTTCGCCTTCATGGGCGGATCGATGGGCATGGCGGTCGGCGCGGCGTTCATCGCCGGGACCGAGCGCGCGATCGCCGAAAAGTGCCCGTATGTCATCTTCACTGCCGCGGGCGGTGCGCGGATGCAGGAAGGTATTCTCTCGCTGATGCAGATGCCGCGCAGCACCGTCGCGATCACGCGGCTGCACGCGGCAGGACTTCCCTACATCGTCGTGCTGACCGACCCCACCACCGGCGGCGTCACCGCAAGCTATGCGATGCTGGGCGATGTCCAGATGGCCGAACCCAACGCGCTGATCGGCTTTGCCGGGCAGCGAGTGATCGAACAGACGATCCGCGAAAAGCTGCCCGAAGGCTTCCAGCGCTCCGAATATCTGCTCGAGCACGGGATGCTCGACATGGTGGTCGAGCGCAAGGACCTGCGCGATCGTCTTGGCAGCGTGATCGATTATCTGATGGCGGCGAAGGCTGCGGCGTGA
- the trpA gene encoding tryptophan synthase subunit alpha, which translates to MSSRLANAFPADRAALVCFVTAGDPDAAATPAILDALVEGGADVIELGMPFTDPMADGPAIQAANLRSLAAGTKTADILAIATGFRRRHPNVPLVLMGYANPMTRRGPEWFADACASAGVDGVICVDIPVEEDASLGPALRSKGIAPIRLATPTTDAARLPAVLEGAGGFLYYVSVAGITGKQQAVQASIEEAVARLKASTDLPIAVGFGVRTPEQAAAIGRVADGVVVGSAIVEIVSQHGADAAGPVRDYVRTLADAIATARQTATA; encoded by the coding sequence GTGAGTTCGCGTCTCGCTAACGCCTTCCCCGCCGATCGCGCGGCTCTGGTGTGCTTCGTCACCGCAGGCGATCCTGACGCCGCCGCTACCCCTGCCATCCTCGACGCGCTGGTCGAAGGCGGGGCGGACGTGATCGAACTCGGCATGCCGTTCACCGATCCGATGGCCGATGGCCCCGCGATCCAGGCGGCGAACCTGCGCAGCCTCGCGGCGGGCACCAAGACCGCCGACATCTTGGCAATCGCCACCGGTTTCCGCCGCCGCCACCCCAACGTGCCGCTCGTGCTGATGGGCTATGCCAATCCGATGACCCGGCGAGGGCCCGAATGGTTTGCCGATGCCTGCGCGTCTGCCGGGGTCGACGGCGTGATCTGCGTCGACATTCCGGTCGAGGAAGATGCGTCGCTAGGCCCGGCTCTTCGCTCCAAGGGTATCGCGCCGATTCGGCTTGCCACGCCCACCACCGATGCCGCGCGGCTTCCCGCGGTGCTCGAAGGCGCGGGCGGGTTTTTGTATTACGTTTCGGTCGCAGGCATCACCGGCAAGCAGCAGGCTGTGCAGGCGAGCATCGAGGAAGCGGTCGCGCGGCTCAAGGCCTCGACCGATCTGCCGATCGCGGTGGGCTTCGGCGTGCGCACGCCCGAACAGGCCGCCGCGATCGGACGCGTCGCCGATGGGGTTGTCGTGGGCAGCGCGATCGTCGAGATTGTCAGCCAGCACGGCGCGGATGCCGCAGGCCCTGTGCGCGATTACGTCCGCACGCTGGCCGACGCCATCGCCACCGCCCGCCAGACCGCAACCGCCTGA